attattaatacctggagaggtagttgtcctggatcgaacggcaattggaattccaaaaagaccttcagcatttttatataaagataattcatgaataatcttatcttgaacctcaatgctgggaactaatcttgcaacacactgatataacccacccaaaacttctgcatcaaatccaacagatttaatcttataaaagaattcagggttcaaataatatcctgctgcatgtaagggacgatgaagttgacaattccatctttcgtcaatgattgtaaaaattttctcatatttttcttcattttcattaaaagatcttttaatcgtctcctttgctctatccatagcctcataaatatatcccattgcaggcttattttcattatccaccaaccgaaggactcgaacaagagggtccattacctttaatatataaactacatgattccaaaagaatggcattaagatgatatcagcagccctcttgccttttgcttcttttgcccatttacttgtcacccatttctcagaggtaaacatatttctcagagtatgtttttgacgatgcacgctctgtaatgtcaagaatgaagtagcaaatcgggtaacaccatgtctcactaattctttattccttgtaaattctctcatcatattcaaagccccaatgtgattataaagaaatccgacAACAAAAATtgtcctttctaaggttttcttgatttctaagatctttccaatatcttccaacattaaatcaatacaatgtgctgcacatggagtccaatacaagtgttgtctttttgattcaagcaatttacctgagacaaaaaataacaaaaatgataagacttaagagtttaacacacttaattgaagataaaataattaacaaaatcaaaagatgaatattaccagctaaaacatagttgcttccattgtcggttatgatttgaatgatattttgttctccaatttcttccacgaatttgtcaagtaaatcatatatcttgtctccagattttacaaaagattaagcatctattgactttacaaacatagtccctaaagaacaattaaccataaaattaattatactcctgcgcctcctgtcagtccaaacatctgacataatagagcaaccatgagttgcccatgattctttatgaccctttagtaagtcatttgtataattcaactctttttgcagcaatggaactcgcatctcataataacttggaggttttaatcctgcaccatatcttccaatagcttcaatcatatccttaaaactgtctaaacgagttgtactaaggggaagaccagcttgatagaagaagcgagcaatgtgctgaattgttcttcctcttatttctttatcgcaagcatcacttatatttgtttgtctcaattttgagcctcctgcttgcccttgttgtttctgggatccttgaagcatatatagatccatcggtccttttctacctttcttagtactcataacttcttttccctttttgtcgtatactcttttttcacttgggttaatactcgcagaataatcttcttcttccctgagatgttcaacattgtcttctggtaaattctcataagattcattcttttgtgtcttcttttcattcatataattcagcaactcttcttttacctcgggtggacattttttgcaagctgctgcattcttgaaatttcctactatatgttgttttgtacgaaaaataccacctctggtagtcttatcgcagaatatgcaagtcactgcattaggatctttcggatccttcaaataattatacttccatgcaggatctttttttgatatcattggagactctattgagttgctctctacacttgCCATTTTTGTTGGAacttaacaataatttcaaataaataaaaattaataacattaaaatcaaaataatatattattaatctattaacagaaaattaatcatttcaaaattcaatattaagagtatactgagttggagaaacgaggaagcagctcgagcggcagcggcagcaggagcagcagcggcgagcggcggcagcagcagcggcgagcggcggcagcagcagcagcggcgacagcgggaaagagaaagggagcggaaggcgcgagcagcgggaaagagaaagggagcggaaggcgcgagcagcgggaggcctcgagggaggcgcgagcagcgggaaggctcgcaggaggcgagagggctcgcgggaggcgcgagcagcgacagcggcagcgagcgacgagatcgcgatcgggatcgggatcaggatcgagagcggcagcggcagcaggttagtgttgggttagggttagggttagggttggggttatatcggtttagttggttcgattgaaccaactaacaaccgaactaggaccgaaccagacctaaaattctggttcggtcgccttggtttacccaggcgctcgcccgaagcgcccagcgcctgggctcgggcgagcgcccaggcggcgcctgtttgaagcgcgccacctgggacattagcgaggcgctcgggcctcgcctcgcctcgcccgagcgcctaggcgagcgcccgagcgccttttgcaatcactggctATCATCACTATTAAGAAGGGAATAATAGCAGGAAGCATAGGTAtattttacacccaaagactcacaTTCCCTAGTGAAATTTTGGACACCATCTATATACTAATATTTACTCTACTAGCACATTAAAgatttttgaatttattgaatgttacTAACAATCTAGTCAGCACAAAAGAACAAGTCACAGGACAGATTGCTACTCTAAATAGGTTACTTAAATAAATCAATTTAACTATATAATGAATGTTGAAGTTTCAACATAAAATATGGCAATGCCTAACTGTACCAAGCTGCCAAACATAATGTTGGATGGACTGAGGTTCATGTAATGGAAAATTCACGCATATGTCAATTCTCTATTTGCAAAATTGAAATGCTTAAAGAGAAGGTGCCTCCACAATGTTAACAAATTATGCTGTCGATGCTGATAAGTAATTTCATAGAAATTGCATTCATTATGAAACTTTTCAACCTCCGCATATGCCAATTAAATAAGCTAGCATGTTATGTATATGAAAAATAAGGCATTGATAGTAAATGCATAATTACAGATGGGCAAAGCAACAGGATGCTAAAAAATTTGAATTAGCAGACAGCTAGTAGGCTAACCTTGACATACCTTGTGCTAGCAATGGAGTGAGGAAATTTGATATGTTAATCACATCCACTATCACCATGGTGGATTAAAGTTAATGTAGGTGATTTTGACAGATTACTCGATTTGACATATAGGCTCCACCTAACCTCACTGGAGCGTAATCATAGATTAGAATTTTGGTCATGAAAAGGGAAACGCACCATGAAGGGGCTGACATGCAGGGGTTTCGCAACCACATCAGATCCCGGGCAGAAGACGAACGACACCCGCTCGCCCCATGGCGTATTTGTCACCTGAAATCCAACAAAGCAACACAATGACTTACCATCCACAGGCACCATTCCTTTACAGAACATCATTCCAACTAAGGTTGGCCCACCTCGGCAATGCACATCCTAAGGATGGGCGCAGGCCCAACTTCTTCTCGTCCTTCGTCTTCCGCCACTTCGTAGCAGTAGTAGACACTCAAAGGGTTCTGCTCGTACCCCATATTCGCCGGAATCGTCAGCAGGAACCTGCAAATTCCGAACTTTACACACCGCTCCTTCTAAAAACCTCAACTTTctcaaccagaaaaaaaaaaaaaaaatgtcaaacATCGGATTTACACGGGTCCGTTGGTGTGGGCGATCTCGCGGGCCCGGTCCGCGGAGAGGTGGGGAGGCTGGGGGACGCGATCGAGGTCGATGAGCGCGTACCGGACAGGATACTCGAATGCATGCGCGACAGGGCGCCGCCTCGCGTGGTGCACGCGGCCCTCGTAGAGCCACACGGCGGcatcgccgtcgccgtcgccgtcacCCTCGCCGTCACCCTCGCGCCCGCCCACTTCCGGACCTGGAGACCCAAAGCGGCAGAAGAAGAGACGAATGGATTGGACGGCGAGGGCAagggagaggagggaggaagTGATGGTGGTCGAAGCGACGTAGCAAAGCAAGTAGACCGCCTCCATCGCCGACTCACCGCGCTGGTTGCCTCTCAATCTCTAGGGCGGCAGTAGATAAGACCTCAAATAACAAGAAAAAACTAATAAGAAAACTGACGTGCCATAATTTTAGCCATAACTTTTTTTTGATAATTTACCAAAAAATTAATCTACAGTTCGTTTGTTATCGACCATTAGAGATTATCACTTACGATCTTCTTTActgtttatatttttatttatttatttataaatagacATAAATATCCTTTCTCTTCTGATTCTATTTCTTTCTCTATGCATTTTCTCttgctcctcttttttttttctatcttattctCTTAGGATAGTATCCGAGATGATAAATAGAGAGTTAGGGAAATACAATCTAGGAAACAATGATCAATGATGATAGAGTATGGGCTAAAGAGTGATGATCAACTATAACGATACGAACAATAGATAGTTAAGAAATGATAATCTATAGGAAGTACGAGCTTAGGGGATGACGATCAACTAGGAGCATAGACTAGGGGGTGATGATCAATGGCAAGCACATGTTGGGGGTGGTCATTGACGACAGGCATGGGCTAGGGGGCAACGATCGATGGTAGGTGTTAGTCATAAGtgtcctacaagctaatcacgtgagtgatggcacaagtAACATGACATacactattttttttattatattatttaatattttatcattttatattatttactatatatatatatattgtgataaccatatatctatgtaatgagaatcggattgtgatgagattacgataatgagactaattcacctttaaacataaaccctaaataatcccgatcatagattactcgagagggacatcaaaatAACTAGATAAACTTGTGTATTGTATAtcgatccatatgatggaggcggttggtctcatagttggtcGTGTGAGgacgacactagggatacagtgcaaatgctcattggagaatgagttcactcattgatccgctcacggaatgttggatggttgatgatgccttattatcagacaatgattctttcgtcttagtggtatatctgatccttagacttgagacatcaagaatgtcctatatgagtacttcactctttgataatgGATTTATAGatctggaagttccaaatctaacacaaccgatcatcgggagtgacagccaatcttacaagggctattgagtgtcgatagaggatcattcactttcGGTGTCATAAGAtgaatatctgaacctctactcatcataacacctactatatatgtatgactctctaggcccattaTTTGATCTAGTCGTGAGTTATGCATATtataactccttctggctcagtaaattattatctccataataatttacttaacTTATTAATTatggatgtactatgccactacgccgtagtccctatatgatacaggggaatctaatccattggatatgtctaTTGTTAGTTACTATAtatttatagtctctcatctatctaatatcctagagatcatatacggggcatggtgctatcaagcacatacggtttctcctcgaatcttgctctaatcggattctctcgaagaactctttctctttgaatgatcCTAacaagggatttgtctgagaaaaaacacatgagatattcctctcacgacatcgagagcagatgatcctctatcgacactcaatagccctcgtaaggttagccgTCActtccgatgaccggttgtgttagatctaGAACTTTTAGACCTATAAATTCATTATCGaaaagtgaagtactcatacaggacatccttagtgtcttaagtgtaagaaccagatacactactaagaTAATAGAATTGCTGtataataataaggtatcatcaaccatccaacatcccGTAAGTGAATCAATAAGtgaaatctgttgaatctcggattttgatgatgaagtcaattgtcatttgttatctaatctatatgttgagataagtgtgcaggattaactacgatgaaagtaagacatgcagcaggagttgcgccagagtcaagacaatgatcacattgggagttcgagagtttgacggaagttcggacaatcgtcggaggttctgcgggaacaaatccgagaagtccataagcttgctaaagaagctcgtcggaactcgccaagtgaatcgtcgcaagtccaggagtttgccggaagtccgcaggagcatcaccaagggatcattggatgatcgacaaaagttcgccggaagctcgtcggaagaagcgattgacgcaccggagcaagttgtagtaaatgtcttagtaaaaatcgtagttagtataatgattaagttggaaatgggaggtgatcccattaacttaatcatggggcaattgggcccctgaaaaacccaaattgggccgaatggatcaacccattcggaccctgatttctactaagcggttgaaccgcccaaggcaggaggttccaccgcctgggctcagtcttcgagcaagactgggaggtgcaaccgctccagccaggcggtggcaccgcttggggctcagtctccgagcgagattgggcggtgcaacctcccctaacaagaggtggcaccgcttgagctcggtcttcgagctctgccaggcggtgcaaccgcctcagtcaggaggtgcaaccacctgagcttggtcttcgagctctatcaggaggttcaaccgcccctgataggaggtagcactgcccagaggcttagtcttcgagctctgataggcggtgcaaccgctccagtcaggaggtgcaaccgcctgatcccggaattctgggaattgacagttttgagctccaaatttgaactgggttggggcctataaataccccacccattcagcactaaaagagcaaGAAAactaacaccaaaatcttgatatttttctgtgattcttagagctcaaaattgttgtaaaggccaaaagttcttctccctctattcttccaagttctgagttgtaaagagaggagagaaaattctgtaagggttgtctcctaagcccatcaaaaggagcgaagctgtaaaagggtggttggccttcgcctatttaaggaaggcctctagttgacgtcggtgacctcgtcggtggaggaagccaaaagtggagtaggtcaagattgaccgaaccactctaaatctcggtttgtatttactttgagcatattatctttactgcaaacctcctctaaagcttactgctttctgcgcatatacgatcgggtttcaagctttgcactttcaaatcagcgtttagacgtaaatatgtttgttcgtacgatcatcatatttcagtttgcatttacgttttgatttcaatcataactgtaaactacctttatatactttcttaaactacatctcgcctaatcaagtgatttacgaataagcatttagacataaatcagcttcttcgtacgaacgtcgtatttcagtttgcacttacactctggttttcatcataactgcaaactgccttcatagattgattttaacgtcatctcgcttgatcttaagttaaagtaatcttagaatcggctttcacaccgaaatcatttttatcgttcgaacgtgctttatcgttgtaagatttccgctgcactaattcacccccccccccctcttagtgctcttgatcctaacaattggtatcagagcggggttaactctctaacggattaaaaacccaagagagatggcatacgtcggaa
This DNA window, taken from Musa acuminata AAA Group cultivar baxijiao chromosome BXJ3-7, Cavendish_Baxijiao_AAA, whole genome shotgun sequence, encodes the following:
- the LOC135643862 gene encoding uncharacterized protein LOC135643862 yields the protein MEAVYLLCYVASTTITSSLLSLALAVQSIRLFFCRFGSPGPEVGGREGDGEGDGDGDGDAAVWLYEGRVHHARRRPVAHAFEYPVRYALIDLDRVPQPPHLSADRAREIAHTNGPVFLLTIPANMGYEQNPLSVYYCYEVAEDEGREEVGPAPILRMCIAEVTNTPWGERVSFVFCPGSDVVAKPLHVSPFMDMLGNWCMFADAPGEDLSLVISVQHPTLGNYFTATLRARRVHSFDSNFLATYFWLMPHKVAMWIYWQALKLWWKNVKFLDHPKYLNSRYRDDAVLRDRELLSQNAGQSKILPNCTSNMDFKGRWCVWSEAPWPWS